A portion of the Stigmatella aurantiaca DW4/3-1 genome contains these proteins:
- a CDS encoding trypsin-like serine peptidase, whose amino-acid sequence MKTRRIRAFARAQVLGTLLCTALAVGCGQEAEDTPASPPALGESQTPVVYGTDDRMDVYAHPDATLRARAQQATVALMNPSAFNATNPNNVTFNAPTLRASYNLCATERFLEDPTPAFCSGTLIDDDLVLTAGHCVTSASACTTTRLVFKFYRPGASTLEPVTTADIFSCQSIVARQQATVNGRNLDFAILRLDRPATPRFSPAPVRAARTALAAGQPVTVIGSGSGVPFKIDSGGTVRDARAGTLDYFIANTDTFGGNSGSGVYEMSGYTVAGILVRGETDYVSNGSCRVVNVCTQTGCRGEDITYVGPAIDALCAGAGSLRLCGSEPPEPPEPPANSFTYRASDTNSAQQNTTNKVLALTAGQTLTVGTCGLTGATASGDTFLRLIAPGGTLAASNDDACGGQSSNFTYTVATSGNYEIRAGCYSSGSCEGTVVWALTTPPPATGGSYTFSATNTNSAQQSTVNKSVTVSAGQKITLGTCGVTGGTFTGDTYLRLYDTSGAQVAFNDDSCGGTGSNLSYTASAAGTLQIRAGCYKNTSCSGTVAWTLE is encoded by the coding sequence ATGAAAACCCGAAGGATCCGCGCATTCGCGCGCGCCCAAGTCCTGGGCACCCTGCTCTGTACCGCCCTTGCCGTCGGCTGCGGCCAAGAGGCGGAAGACACTCCGGCCAGCCCCCCCGCCCTGGGAGAGTCCCAAACCCCCGTCGTCTATGGCACCGACGACCGGATGGACGTCTATGCCCACCCGGATGCCACCCTGCGCGCCCGGGCCCAGCAGGCCACCGTGGCGTTGATGAACCCCAGTGCCTTCAACGCCACCAACCCGAACAACGTCACCTTCAATGCACCGACGCTCCGCGCGTCCTACAACCTGTGCGCCACCGAGCGCTTCCTGGAGGATCCCACCCCCGCCTTCTGCTCGGGCACGCTGATTGACGACGACCTGGTGCTCACCGCGGGCCACTGCGTCACCAGCGCCTCGGCCTGCACCACCACGCGCCTCGTCTTCAAGTTCTACCGGCCAGGGGCCTCCACGCTGGAGCCGGTGACCACCGCGGACATCTTCAGCTGCCAGTCCATCGTCGCGCGCCAGCAGGCCACGGTGAATGGCCGCAACCTGGACTTTGCCATCCTCCGCCTGGACCGCCCGGCCACGCCCCGCTTCTCGCCCGCCCCGGTGCGGGCGGCCCGGACGGCCCTCGCGGCGGGCCAGCCGGTGACGGTCATCGGCTCGGGCAGTGGGGTTCCATTCAAGATCGACTCGGGCGGCACGGTGCGCGATGCGCGCGCCGGCACGCTGGACTACTTCATCGCCAACACGGACACCTTCGGCGGCAACTCCGGCTCGGGCGTGTACGAAATGAGCGGCTACACCGTGGCCGGCATCCTGGTGCGGGGCGAGACGGACTACGTCTCCAATGGCAGCTGCCGCGTGGTGAACGTATGCACGCAGACGGGCTGCCGGGGCGAGGACATCACCTATGTGGGCCCCGCCATCGACGCCCTCTGCGCGGGCGCGGGCAGCCTGCGGCTGTGTGGCAGCGAGCCGCCGGAGCCTCCCGAGCCCCCGGCCAACAGCTTCACCTACCGCGCCAGCGACACCAACAGCGCCCAGCAGAACACCACCAACAAGGTGCTGGCCCTCACCGCCGGCCAGACGCTCACCGTGGGCACGTGTGGCCTGACGGGTGCCACGGCCTCGGGCGACACCTTCCTGCGCCTGATCGCGCCGGGAGGCACCCTGGCGGCCTCCAATGACGACGCCTGTGGGGGCCAGTCCTCCAACTTCACCTACACCGTGGCCACCAGCGGCAACTACGAGATCCGCGCGGGCTGCTACTCCTCGGGCAGCTGCGAGGGCACCGTGGTGTGGGCGCTGACCACGCCCCCACCGGCCACTGGAGGCTCCTACACCTTCAGTGCCACCAACACCAACAGCGCCCAGCAGAGCACGGTGAACAAGAGCGTGACGGTCAGCGCGGGCCAGAAGATCACCCTCGGCACGTGCGGGGTCACGGGCGGCACCTTCACGGGAGACACTTACCTGCGCCTCTACGACACCTCCGGTGCACAGGTCGCCTTCAATGACGACTCCTGCGGCGGCACGGGCTCGAACCTGAGCTACACCGCCTCCGCGGCCGGCACGCTGCAAATCCGGGCGGGCTGCTACAAGAACACCTCGTGCAGCGGCACGGTGGCCTGGACCTTGGAGTAA
- a CDS encoding STAS/SEC14 domain-containing protein, whose product MPFQITVHQPERILEVVYPPQPSQQDVDEYLSRVREIIEGLGEWSALVDQSQLRVMSATMVAVMAKLNAFAQLKGMKRSARVVSTAASGLQAWRMTKQAMLNIPARTFETRDEALAWLKNPDDE is encoded by the coding sequence ATGCCCTTCCAGATCACCGTTCACCAGCCCGAGCGCATCCTTGAAGTCGTCTATCCCCCCCAACCTTCCCAGCAGGATGTGGACGAGTACCTGTCGCGCGTGAGGGAGATCATCGAGGGGCTCGGCGAGTGGAGCGCGCTGGTGGACCAGTCTCAGCTCCGGGTCATGTCCGCCACGATGGTCGCGGTGATGGCAAAGCTCAATGCGTTCGCCCAGCTCAAGGGCATGAAGCGCTCGGCCCGCGTCGTGTCCACCGCGGCCTCGGGCCTTCAGGCCTGGAGGATGACAAAGCAGGCCATGCTCAACATTCCGGCGCGCACCTTCGAGACACGCGACGAAGCGTTGGCCTGGCTAAAGAACCCGGACGACGAATAG